The Drosophila gunungcola strain Sukarami chromosome 2R unlocalized genomic scaffold, Dgunungcola_SK_2 000006F, whole genome shotgun sequence sequence TAGTTCAATGGGAGACGAGTTCTCCAGACTGTTGAAGTCACCAGTTAGGACAATAGGTGTGTCCGTAGAGAAGGAGTGAAGCTCCTCTAGTATTCTGCCCACCTGAGCGCAGCGCACATCATCTCTTTTAGGGTTGTACAATAAATGCGTCGTGGCCACCACGAACTCCTTCTGCTGATCCTGCTTCTTTTTGAAACGAAACTTGGCAAACAGGGCCACATTCTCGCGATTGAGCAGAGCCACCTCCTGGTCATGCAGTTCCACAGCTCGGTGGTCCAGCAACTGGAACTTTGaggagtcataaacaatggcGCATCCGTCCGTGCGATGTCCAGTCTTCTTTTTGTAAACATAGGCCAGCCGTTTGCCGTTGCCCATGCGCAAGCCTTGTACGAGCAGCCCCAGGTGATCAAACTGCATCTCCTGCAGGCACAGGATGTCTGGATCCAGTTTGATCAGCTCCCGCTGAAGATTCTGCTGCCGGCGACGCCAGCTGAGAAACTCCTGTGGGATGCCCACGTAGAGGAAGAGGTGCTCCAGCAGAAGGTCCTGGGCCAGGATGTTGTACGAGACCAGCTTGAAGGTGGACGAATTGTGGGGAGCTCGCGTTCTAGGCTGTTCTCCCACTGGCGTCCACCGCCTGTTGAAGTCGTAGCCCGTCTCCATCTCCTCCGATTTTTGTTTGCGCTTTCCGTTTGCCTTTTTTGTGTGGCTGCTCCGGATGATATGGGTCCTGGCCTGGAGTGCAGCGTTGCGGAGAAGGGATTTGTACATCTCCTCAGGTTCGCCTCGCCATGTGAATGTGCTCCTGGTCCCCTTTAAATGCCTCTGTTCCGGATTGTTTTCGGATGGCGTTCGAATTCGCCAGGGGAAAGGGAAAATATGCTGTTGTCAGCTGTTCTTGCTTGTTGCGTCGTCCGTTTTGCGCTCTTCGCTGGGCTGCACTGCAGCTGATATCGATAACACACTGGCATTCAGACTatcgaaatttgaaattggaATATGAgagcaattaaaatacagTCCACACTCAAGGGGCTTAAGTtttcatatataaaaaacctTCACAGTATTACCTTTcttcaaaaatgttaatcaCAGATAAAACTAAGTGTCCTTCTTGGGccaattttttaatgcttttttaaGTAACAATCTTAATTTGTCGTAACGgtctaaaattttattttatcacaaAGTTAAGAGTCAAGCCATAACTTgatgttaattaaatacatgCTTGAAACAAATCCTTACTGTTAAATAGAAAAGGTTCGATACAGTCAAAccccctttttttattttatatatacatttaataaattaattatgttttattaaaattacctattcaatttaacattttcccAGGACTGCTCTCGCTTTGATCCTCATGAGCGCAGTCATCATCAAGCCGAGAGCTTCGACTGCACAGATGGTCCCAGCAGTCTGGTAACCACATCTGTGGCGACTACACGTCTACAGCGCGATCTCGACAGCGAACCCATTTATTCGGAAATCGAGGAGGATTGCCTGCGGATTAGAGGAAGTCCACATCATGAGGATAAGACCGCAGCGAAGAGAATAAATCCGACTCCAACTCCAACGGGAAGCTCCACGGCATATGTGAGTGAGTCCATGCCGGATCCATCGCCTTCGCCTGCCGATCTCAGTGCTATGTACGCCAGGGTGCAGAAGGCGCCGAAGAACTCACCGCAGATGAAGTCCCTGGTTGTCCAGTCAGAGATAAATGTGCAGACTACTTCTCAGCCACAGCTAATTGCGCCTGTTAGCCAGCCCCAGATAACTTATAATGTTGTACAACCTAAGAAAACTAGCCAGCCTATGCCACCTCAGTTAACCCCGCAGGCGATTCAACCTCCATTGAGTGCTCCCAGTCAGCCTGTGGCCTTGGGTCACTTTCTACAGGAATCCATGAAGAACGGCAACTTCTTTCAGTTCATGCCACTGCCCGAGGAACCGAGTGGTGCTGAATCCTCCTGCTCAGCCAGTCAGACCACAGACTCCTCTGTGATTCGGCAGCCCAAACTGAAGTCGCCAACTCCGCTTACCCATCAATCCCTGAACAATATCAGCGAGCAGCATTCACCGCCAAAAAAGAATCGAAATCTCTCCCGTTCGGAACTCTCCCTGCAGCGCAGCGAGATCTTTCTGGACAATCTGTGTCGCAGTGAACTGGTATTGGATCGTCCGGAAAAGGTGCACAATGTAAGTGGCCTCGAATGGGTTTTACCTTCCATCATATCTCTTATTAAGAACCCTTTACAGACCAGTTCCATTGCGGATTCCGTTTCGTACGACATGCCCAACGAAGGAGCCGATGAGTTGTACGCCGATTACAGTTTGGGAGGGGCGTGCAGTGCCGGCAGCTCCTTTGTGGCGAATGACTATGGCTCTGGACAGATTGAGCCGGAGCCGGCTAACCAGAGCACTCCCAAAAAGAAGCAGAGCCAGCGGTTTACAACCAAGGTAGAGATTTTTGTTGACTCCCATTAGATCTTAAGGCTTTCGCTTGCATTCGACACTGAAACTTCTGTAAATAGCCACTATCACACTGTACTTATCCAAATCTTTCCGAAACGCATATGAAATAtaagattgtttttgttttggccataAGAAATTGAGTAATAATTAATCTTTCAGCCATCGCGCAATCTGACCATCGACATAAACGATGGCCCAGTCACGCCACTGCGTCAATTTGGCCAGAATCTCAGCTTCAGTTGCCCCACAACCCCTCAGCAGGCAGTGGCTGGTGCTGGGGCGGAGGATCCCACTGCCCtccacaacagcagcagtttGGGTGAGCTGATGCAGACGGTGCCCATACCCAGTGACAGCCAGCTGATGTCGGTCAGCGCTCTGGCTCGCTACCGCCTGCTGAAGAACGCCCTGCGTCGCTCGTATCGCAAGGGGAAGGATTTCTTTCTGGCGGAGAAGCAGCGACTGACTCACAGCCTAAATCTCTCGAGAGATCAGTCGAATCAAACGGAAGGGGAGCTGGACAGTAGCACCTACTATGCCAGCTTCAACCTGGACTCCCTGCTGAATGAGTCGCTGAACCCCAATGAGCAGCTGGCCCAGGCAGTGAGCATATGTCGCCAGATGCCAGAGCTGGAGATCTCCGCTGAGATGGTGGAGGCCGAGCGACTACTGCTCTTCTCCAGCCTGCGAAAGTCGGCTCCACTTGGGTCGCAATTAAATGAGGATGCTCTGGCCGCTAGGAGGCCATCCCAGTGCCTGCTAATCGATGCCATGGAACTGCCGGTGAGGGCGGATGTCAACCAGGATATGTTCTTCAACTACCATTACATCTGCACCTTTGAGTGCGGTGGCCGCATTCGCTCCACGCAATCGGTGGAGTGCCAGGATGGATGCGCCTTCTTTCGGGACTGTGGCTTGGAGTTCTATAGCGGTGAGAAGGCGGAAAGCTTGGAGCTGCGCTGCCAGATCTTCATGCTGCGCCTGCGCAAGGTTTCCACGCTGGCTCTGGAGCCTGCCAAGTCACTGGTAAGTGGATTTAGATCTCCAAGGAAGCAGTTTCCTAATGAGTTACCTTACAGCGACGTGGCAGTGGGAATTTAGGTTCCGCCAACTCTAGTTCTTCCACGGGCTCT is a genomic window containing:
- the LOC128255156 gene encoding protein angel produces the protein MYKSLLRNAALQARTHIIRSSHTKKANGKRKQKSEEMETGYDFNRRWTPVGEQPRTRAPHNSSTFKLVSYNILAQDLLLEHLFLYVGIPQEFLSWRRRQQNLQRELIKLDPDILCLQEMQFDHLGLLVQGLRMGNGKRLAYVYKKKTGHRTDGCAIVYDSSKFQLLDHRAVELHDQEVALLNRENVALFAKFRFKKKQDQQKEFVVATTHLLYNPKRDDVRCAQVGRILEELHSFSTDTPIVLTGDFNSLENSSPIELLIEKSDEVESEANPAPLRFELIDPGERTASTYQNNWITVDYILRSLGSRSRHKLLPISVYSLPSISRCSSVGQIPNHYLGSDHYALGAKFTVV